A single genomic interval of Zobellia nedashkovskayae harbors:
- a CDS encoding HEPN domain-containing protein, producing the protein MQSFRTEIENPIVEKDILALEAKIRQFKEGNLDEEKFRSLRLARGVYGQRQPGVQMIRIKLPYGKVTSKQLKRISDVSDEYSRGRLHITTRQDIQIHYVDLDRTPELWAELEKDDVTIREACGNTVRNVTASETAGIDIDEPFDVSPYAHALFEYFLRNPISQEMGRKFKVSFSASDADTGLSYMHDLGFIAKIQDGVKGFKVMLAGGLGSQPRHAELLFEFLAADKIIPLMEGVVRVFDRYGERKSRAKARMKFLLKDLGLDGFKALLEEEQKAIPVQIYPIDEAAYPKVEVAKVDAPQVEIEDTEAFEIWKSTNLIPQKQEGYSAIGIKVLLGDFYTDKARLLADLVEQYAAGELRLSLRQNILIPYVANDLVPFFYNELKKLGFVEAGYNKAIDITACPGTDTCNLGIASSTGIAEELERIMKVEYPQYISNPDVVIKISGCMNACGQHNMANIGFQGMSVRTKDKLVAPALQVLLGGGTDGNGNGRFADKVVKVPSKRGPQALRLILDDYDQNGNGKSYADYYEEKGQMYFYDFLTPLSDVDNLTAEDFIDWGNTERYEKAIGIGECAGVVIDLIATLLFESEEKIQTAQESFDENKWAASIYHSYSSMVNSAKAMLTSEKAKVNTHASIIKDFDEKFVASGRIDLGQGFEELVLKLNKNEPTEAFAKSYLEDAKVFLKAVEKFRQQELAEA; encoded by the coding sequence ATGCAGAGTTTCAGAACAGAAATAGAAAACCCGATAGTTGAGAAGGATATTTTGGCCCTAGAGGCTAAAATACGCCAGTTCAAAGAAGGTAATTTAGACGAAGAAAAGTTCCGCAGTTTGCGTTTGGCCAGAGGTGTTTACGGTCAGCGTCAGCCAGGGGTACAGATGATTCGTATTAAATTGCCGTACGGTAAGGTTACTTCTAAGCAGTTAAAGCGTATTAGTGATGTTTCTGATGAGTATTCTAGAGGTAGATTACATATTACTACACGTCAGGATATCCAAATTCATTATGTTGATCTAGACCGTACACCAGAACTTTGGGCGGAGTTGGAGAAAGATGATGTTACCATTCGTGAAGCTTGTGGTAATACGGTGCGTAACGTAACGGCTAGTGAAACTGCAGGTATTGATATAGATGAGCCATTTGATGTTTCGCCTTACGCACATGCACTTTTTGAATATTTCCTACGTAACCCGATCAGTCAAGAAATGGGGCGTAAGTTTAAGGTTTCTTTTTCTGCTAGTGATGCGGATACAGGTCTTTCATACATGCACGATCTTGGTTTTATCGCTAAAATACAAGATGGTGTAAAAGGTTTTAAAGTAATGTTAGCTGGTGGATTAGGTTCTCAGCCACGTCACGCCGAGCTGCTTTTTGAATTTCTTGCAGCAGATAAAATTATTCCTTTAATGGAAGGTGTGGTTCGTGTTTTTGACCGTTATGGCGAAAGAAAGAGTAGGGCCAAAGCAAGAATGAAGTTTTTGTTGAAAGACTTAGGTCTTGATGGATTTAAAGCTTTATTGGAAGAAGAGCAAAAAGCGATTCCTGTTCAAATATATCCTATTGATGAAGCTGCATATCCAAAAGTGGAGGTGGCTAAAGTTGATGCACCTCAAGTGGAAATAGAAGATACGGAAGCTTTTGAAATCTGGAAGTCAACAAATCTTATTCCTCAGAAACAAGAAGGTTATTCTGCAATTGGTATTAAAGTGCTTTTAGGAGATTTTTATACAGATAAAGCAAGATTGTTGGCGGATTTGGTAGAGCAATATGCTGCTGGCGAATTAAGATTGAGCTTGCGTCAAAATATATTGATTCCTTATGTAGCAAACGATTTGGTTCCTTTTTTCTATAATGAATTAAAGAAATTAGGTTTTGTTGAGGCCGGTTATAACAAAGCTATAGATATTACAGCTTGCCCGGGTACGGATACTTGTAACTTGGGTATTGCCAGTAGTACAGGTATTGCCGAGGAATTAGAAAGAATTATGAAAGTGGAGTATCCGCAGTACATCAGCAACCCTGATGTTGTAATTAAAATTAGCGGATGTATGAATGCCTGTGGTCAGCATAACATGGCCAATATCGGTTTTCAGGGAATGAGTGTTAGAACAAAGGATAAATTGGTAGCACCGGCACTTCAAGTATTGTTGGGTGGTGGTACCGATGGAAACGGTAACGGAAGATTTGCCGATAAAGTAGTGAAAGTACCTTCTAAAAGAGGTCCTCAAGCATTACGATTGATTTTGGACGATTACGACCAAAACGGAAACGGAAAGTCGTATGCTGATTATTACGAAGAGAAAGGTCAGATGTATTTTTATGATTTTCTGACGCCACTTTCTGACGTTGATAATCTTACTGCAGAAGATTTTATCGACTGGGGTAACACGGAACGTTATGAAAAAGCGATTGGTATTGGTGAGTGTGCCGGTGTGGTAATTGACCTTATTGCAACCTTACTTTTTGAAAGCGAAGAGAAAATACAGACAGCACAAGAGTCTTTTGACGAAAACAAATGGGCAGCAAGTATCTACCATTCGTATTCTTCAATGGTTAACTCTGCAAAAGCAATGTTGACTTCCGAGAAAGCGAAAGTGAACACGCATGCAAGTATCATTAAGGATTTTGATGAAAAATTTGTTGCCTCTGGCAGAATAGATTTAGGTCAAGGTTTTGAAGAACTTGTTTTAAAACTGAATAAGAACGAACCAACGGAAGCTTTTGCAAAAAGCTACTTAGAAGATGCCAAGGTATTTTTAAAAGCAGTTGAAAAGTTTAGACAACAAGAATTAGCAGAAGCTTAA
- a CDS encoding phosphoadenosine phosphosulfate reductase domain-containing protein translates to MSFSEKEIQKLNERFKEADPSVIIDWAIENSKNAVVTTNFRPYEVAILNAVADVKNDIPVIWCDTGYNTPNTYKHAEEIIEKLGLHIDLYVPKQTSAHRDSVMGIPQIEDPKHAVFTEQVKLEPFKRAMAAHKPDVWFTNLRKGQTALRDSLDILSVSRDGVLKVSPFYHWSDAQLDTYLEERQLPNEHKYFDPTKVLENRECGLHT, encoded by the coding sequence ATGAGTTTTTCAGAAAAAGAAATCCAAAAGCTTAACGAGCGTTTTAAAGAGGCAGACCCATCGGTTATTATTGATTGGGCTATTGAGAACTCCAAAAATGCGGTAGTTACTACCAACTTTAGACCTTACGAAGTTGCTATTTTAAATGCAGTAGCCGATGTTAAGAACGATATTCCAGTAATTTGGTGCGATACAGGTTATAATACGCCAAATACATATAAACATGCAGAAGAAATTATTGAGAAATTAGGTCTTCATATAGACTTGTATGTGCCTAAACAAACTAGCGCACATCGGGATAGTGTAATGGGAATACCTCAAATAGAGGACCCAAAGCATGCGGTTTTTACCGAACAGGTAAAATTAGAGCCTTTTAAAAGGGCTATGGCGGCGCACAAGCCAGATGTTTGGTTTACCAACTTAAGAAAAGGACAAACTGCTTTAAGAGATTCATTAGATATTTTGAGTGTAAGTAGAGACGGTGTTCTTAAGGTGAGTCCGTTTTATCATTGGAGCGATGCTCAGTTAGATACCTATTTGGAAGAAAGACAATTGCCTAACGAACATAAATATTTTGATCCAACAAAGGTTCTTGAGAATCGTGAATGTGGGTTACATACTTAA
- a CDS encoding sulfate adenylyltransferase subunit 1 — translation MDVLKIATAGSVDDGKSTLIGRILYDTKSLTSDKLEAIEKTSKSKGYDYLDFSLATDGLVAEREQGITIDVAHIYFSTAKKSYIIADTPGHVEYTRNMVTGASTSQAAIILIDARKGVIEQTNRHFFINNLLRIKDVVVAINKMDLVDYSEETYNAIKADFQELMAKRDYQDQKITFIPVSALKGDNVVNKTDKTPWYTGPTLLEHFEALDRKDIFNVGTPRFPVQYVIRPKTEDFHDFRGFAGKVYGGELSVGDEVVALPSQTRSKIKEIYFHDKKYQTASRRSSVTITLEDEINISRGDMLVKVDEMPTIEKQFTATISWMDSNKLTTGKKYVVQHGVNKVLAKVDNIHHKINPDYSGIDSDVDGLGMNDIAQVTFKLNKPIFYDKFKDHRTNGSFILIDTQTNSTVGAGFIS, via the coding sequence ATGGACGTATTAAAAATAGCAACAGCAGGTAGTGTAGATGACGGAAAAAGTACCTTGATCGGTAGAATTCTGTATGATACAAAATCATTGACTAGCGATAAGCTAGAAGCCATAGAAAAGACCAGTAAGAGTAAAGGGTATGACTACCTAGATTTCTCATTGGCCACAGATGGTCTAGTGGCCGAGCGTGAGCAAGGTATTACAATAGATGTAGCACACATCTATTTTTCAACTGCAAAGAAAAGTTACATTATAGCGGATACTCCCGGGCATGTAGAATACACACGTAACATGGTTACAGGTGCTTCTACTTCACAAGCAGCGATTATTTTAATCGATGCTAGAAAAGGAGTTATAGAGCAAACGAACCGTCACTTTTTTATCAATAACCTATTGCGCATTAAAGACGTGGTAGTGGCTATTAATAAAATGGACTTGGTAGATTATTCTGAGGAAACTTATAATGCTATTAAAGCCGATTTTCAGGAATTGATGGCAAAAAGGGATTACCAAGATCAGAAGATTACATTCATTCCTGTTAGCGCCCTTAAAGGTGATAACGTAGTGAATAAAACAGACAAGACACCTTGGTATACAGGCCCTACTTTGTTAGAGCATTTCGAAGCTTTAGACCGCAAAGATATTTTTAACGTAGGTACGCCACGTTTCCCAGTTCAGTATGTTATTCGTCCAAAGACAGAAGATTTTCATGATTTTAGAGGATTCGCTGGTAAAGTTTACGGTGGTGAACTAAGCGTTGGTGATGAGGTGGTAGCACTTCCGTCTCAGACAAGATCTAAAATTAAAGAGATTTATTTTCACGATAAGAAATACCAGACGGCTTCAAGAAGATCATCTGTAACGATAACTCTTGAAGATGAAATCAATATCAGTAGAGGAGATATGTTGGTAAAAGTTGACGAGATGCCTACTATAGAAAAGCAGTTTACGGCTACCATTTCTTGGATGGATTCAAATAAACTGACTACAGGTAAGAAATACGTTGTACAGCATGGTGTGAACAAAGTATTGGCCAAAGTAGATAACATTCACCACAAAATTAATCCAGATTATTCAGGTATTGATTCGGATGTAGATGGGTTGGGCATGAATGATATTGCTCAGGTAACCTTCAAATTAAACAAGCCTATTTTTTACGATAAGTTTAAAGATCACCGTACCAATGGTTCGTTCATCTTAATAGATACGCAGACCAATAGTACAGTAGGAGCAGGCTTCATAAGCTAA
- a CDS encoding MFS transporter: protein MKKITNFGIFTLLFVSSLIIMVGAVIAPSLSGIIEHLNFNYSPGWLITLPSLGVVVFAPLAGRFLPKIGAFKMLCFGLIPYALLGVAGAFINNNYVLIVDRFLLGGATVAIQISVGSFIADCFTGEKRMKLIAWQGMAVELGGVIFLSIGGVLGELNWQYPFYIYLIALVCFLFVLKTLPNYSSKIEPEEEILPLEKEDSAKVKMIFLAALLAMVLFFVSFVTLPIYLPKSFGFSESLIGYYMAFISVVAVVTASQMPKMVARFGAENTVVIGFLFFLLGYISLVTSGTVVFLILTSTFIGIGFGFTIPLLNHMMIEASSSANLGKNLGLYSMGVFGGQFLSTFIDYVSDDYKTIYTVAAVLAFLIAVGLFYAFKKIDQQ, encoded by the coding sequence ATGAAAAAAATAACCAATTTTGGAATTTTTACATTACTCTTTGTTAGTAGTTTAATCATAATGGTGGGTGCTGTAATTGCACCATCACTATCAGGAATAATAGAGCACTTAAATTTTAACTATTCCCCGGGTTGGCTTATAACCCTTCCTTCACTCGGTGTTGTTGTTTTTGCACCTTTGGCGGGTCGTTTTTTGCCAAAAATCGGGGCTTTCAAAATGTTATGCTTTGGCTTAATACCTTACGCGCTATTAGGTGTCGCTGGGGCTTTTATCAACAACAACTATGTTTTAATTGTAGATCGGTTTCTTTTGGGTGGTGCTACTGTGGCAATTCAAATATCAGTAGGTTCTTTTATAGCTGACTGTTTTACAGGGGAAAAAAGAATGAAACTCATTGCATGGCAAGGTATGGCCGTAGAATTAGGCGGCGTAATCTTTTTGTCTATCGGAGGTGTTTTAGGAGAGTTGAATTGGCAATACCCATTTTACATTTACCTTATAGCCCTTGTTTGTTTTTTGTTCGTTTTGAAAACATTGCCCAATTATTCCAGCAAAATAGAACCTGAGGAAGAAATTTTGCCTCTGGAAAAAGAAGACAGTGCCAAGGTGAAAATGATTTTTTTGGCAGCTTTATTGGCAATGGTATTGTTCTTTGTCAGTTTTGTGACCTTGCCAATTTACTTGCCCAAGAGCTTCGGGTTTAGTGAATCTTTAATTGGGTATTATATGGCGTTTATCTCGGTGGTAGCTGTGGTAACGGCAAGTCAAATGCCAAAGATGGTTGCAAGATTTGGAGCCGAAAATACAGTGGTTATAGGCTTTTTGTTTTTTTTACTGGGTTATATAAGCTTGGTGACTTCAGGTACTGTTGTGTTTTTAATATTGACTTCCACCTTTATAGGAATCGGATTTGGTTTTACCATTCCATTATTGAATCATATGATGATTGAAGCAAGTTCTAGTGCTAATCTGGGCAAAAATTTGGGCTTATATTCTATGGGAGTTTTTGGCGGGCAATTTTTATCCACTTTTATAGATTACGTATCCGATGACTATAAAACCATTTATACGGTTGCCGCTGTATTGGCTTTTCTTATAGCCGTAGGTCTGTTCTATGCTTTTAAGAAAATAGACCAGCAATAG
- a CDS encoding trans-sulfuration enzyme family protein codes for MEKKFETNAIRTQLERTKHLEHSVPMYMTSSFVFEDAEDMRASFAEEKERNIYSRYSNPNSSEFIEKVCQMEGAENGFAFASGMAAVFSTLAALLDSGDHVLSARNIFGSTHSLFTNFFPKWNIDHTYFKIDDLDAIEGLITPKTKIIYAESPTNPGVDILDLEALGKIAKKHNLILVIDNCFASPYLQQPIKFGADLVIHSGTKLMDGQGRVLAGITVGSKELIEKVYRFSRITGPALSPFNAWVLSKSLETLAVRVDRHCENALKLAEFLEANDKVNWVKYPFLKSHPKYEIAKKQMKAGGCVVAFEIKGGLQAGQKFFDSIKMLSLSANLGDARSIVTHPASTTHSKLSVEERAETGITDGMVRVSVGLEHIDDIIADISQALG; via the coding sequence ATGGAAAAGAAATTTGAAACGAACGCCATTAGAACTCAGTTGGAACGCACTAAACATTTAGAGCACTCTGTACCAATGTACATGACTTCTAGTTTTGTGTTTGAAGATGCAGAAGATATGCGCGCTTCGTTTGCGGAGGAGAAGGAGAGAAACATCTACTCACGCTATTCAAACCCGAATTCATCAGAATTCATAGAGAAGGTATGCCAGATGGAAGGTGCCGAAAATGGGTTTGCCTTTGCTTCCGGTATGGCTGCTGTATTTTCTACGTTGGCTGCACTTTTAGATAGCGGAGATCATGTGCTTTCTGCACGAAATATTTTTGGCTCAACGCATTCGTTGTTCACCAACTTTTTTCCAAAATGGAATATTGATCACACCTATTTTAAGATTGATGATTTAGATGCTATAGAGGGATTGATTACGCCAAAGACCAAAATTATATACGCAGAGTCTCCTACTAACCCAGGTGTAGATATATTGGATTTGGAAGCTTTAGGAAAGATTGCAAAAAAGCATAATCTAATTTTAGTCATAGATAATTGTTTTGCATCACCGTATTTGCAACAGCCTATTAAATTTGGAGCAGATTTGGTAATCCACTCCGGAACGAAATTAATGGACGGGCAAGGACGTGTACTTGCAGGTATTACAGTGGGGTCTAAAGAATTAATTGAGAAAGTATATCGCTTTTCTAGAATTACTGGGCCTGCCTTGTCGCCTTTTAATGCTTGGGTACTTTCTAAAAGCTTGGAAACACTGGCCGTTCGAGTTGACCGTCATTGTGAGAATGCATTAAAATTAGCTGAATTTTTGGAAGCTAATGACAAGGTAAACTGGGTTAAATATCCATTTCTAAAATCGCATCCAAAATATGAAATTGCTAAAAAGCAGATGAAAGCTGGTGGATGTGTAGTAGCTTTTGAGATTAAGGGTGGACTACAAGCCGGACAAAAGTTTTTCGACTCTATAAAAATGTTATCGCTTTCGGCTAACTTGGGTGATGCACGTAGTATAGTAACGCATCCTGCCTCTACTACTCATAGTAAGCTTTCCGTAGAAGAAAGAGCAGAAACGGGCATTACAGATGGTATGGTCCGCGTATCAGTTGGTTTAGAACATATAGATGATATCATTGCCGATATTTCTCAGGCGTTAGGGTAG
- a CDS encoding RrF2 family transcriptional regulator: MLSKKTKYGLKALAYLASQEDKQPVQISEIAQAENISQKFLESILLSLRKSGFLGSKKGKGGGYYLIKDPKEVLMTDVMRILEGPIAMVPCVSLNFYEKCADCPDEATCSVNKLMLMVRDANLEVYRNNTLADLIV, from the coding sequence ATGCTCTCAAAAAAGACAAAATACGGGTTAAAGGCACTAGCTTACTTGGCTTCACAGGAAGACAAGCAGCCAGTACAAATATCTGAAATAGCCCAGGCAGAGAATATCTCTCAAAAGTTTTTGGAGAGTATCTTATTGTCACTTCGCAAGAGCGGATTTTTAGGATCTAAGAAAGGTAAGGGTGGTGGCTATTACTTAATTAAGGACCCAAAAGAGGTCTTAATGACAGATGTTATGCGTATTTTGGAAGGCCCTATAGCCATGGTTCCCTGTGTGAGTCTCAACTTCTACGAAAAATGTGCGGACTGCCCAGATGAGGCTACATGCTCTGTAAATAAGCTCATGCTTATGGTGCGCGATGCCAATTTAGAGGTGTACCGTAACAACACTTTGGCCGATTTAATAGTCTGA
- a CDS encoding helix-turn-helix domain-containing protein, translating to MAREVWENKIQIIEEPDQKTKMLSVNSFGIYFELSPEKTLGIHFKPLNESFKNQTFDSQNGTLINFERDLIEEDDIEYALDVMSLFNRSPQLVLNISKQVKQVQQVMLLITEEYNNPNSSYIMLKTLLKLMFLNLIRFQNKDFLGQDQNQKRIFQFLELMETSFLKQTASTYYAAEIGISEKRLNQILKEKLDMTAKQIIQQRQITEAKRRLIKSEITIKELAFLLGFDSFSSFSRFFKKAVGKSPSTYRLEHRE from the coding sequence ATGGCTAGAGAAGTTTGGGAGAATAAAATTCAAATTATAGAGGAACCTGACCAGAAAACAAAAATGCTTTCGGTCAATTCGTTCGGTATTTACTTTGAGCTCTCTCCTGAAAAGACATTGGGAATACATTTTAAACCCTTAAATGAATCTTTTAAAAATCAGACTTTTGATTCGCAAAATGGCACGCTAATTAATTTTGAAAGAGACTTAATTGAAGAAGATGATATTGAGTATGCGTTAGATGTAATGTCACTTTTTAACCGTTCGCCTCAATTAGTTTTAAACATATCTAAGCAAGTAAAACAGGTTCAACAAGTAATGCTGCTTATAACCGAAGAATACAATAACCCCAATTCTTCGTATATCATGCTAAAGACTTTATTGAAGTTGATGTTCCTTAATCTCATTCGTTTTCAAAATAAAGATTTTCTGGGGCAGGACCAGAATCAAAAGCGAATTTTTCAATTTTTAGAGCTAATGGAAACTTCTTTCCTGAAGCAAACGGCATCTACGTATTATGCAGCTGAAATAGGAATTAGTGAAAAACGTCTCAATCAAATTCTAAAAGAGAAGTTGGACATGACCGCTAAACAGATTATCCAACAACGTCAGATAACCGAAGCTAAACGCCGACTAATCAAAAGCGAAATAACCATTAAAGAACTGGCTTTTTTGTTAGGGTTTGATTCGTTCAGTAGTTTTTCCAGATTCTTCAAAAAAGCAGTGGGGAAGAGTCCGTCTACATATAGGTTGGAGCACCGTGAGTAG
- a CDS encoding alpha/beta hydrolase: MKKIKIIGLVVLILLAAYTVYVYQSDRYVKALITNDESTLFYRPDTEVGNMTNLEYSESILKVEDSIIIHTYLFYPKTAPKANIFLIRGNSGNTSTYKDLIKPLVNNGFRVYSTDWRGYGKSTGKPGYKGIMKDTEEAFTDFLKHVKNDSIKTVVYGMSLGGQVAVKLTKDNPDKVDVLVLDGSLASAHSFIEDNFQGLLMRNFIKDSTEYNQDYLAIRDISDINNTPKLIIHSKEDRAVPFERGQSIFNLAKEPKTFWKTNTKHIQTLKDLPGETVEKLNALLEQ, encoded by the coding sequence ATGAAGAAAATAAAAATTATAGGTCTTGTTGTTTTAATTCTATTAGCAGCTTACACGGTTTATGTTTATCAGTCTGACCGATATGTAAAAGCTCTAATCACTAACGATGAATCAACATTATTTTACAGACCTGATACTGAAGTTGGCAATATGACCAACTTAGAATATTCAGAGAGTATCTTAAAAGTAGAAGATTCTATTATCATTCACACCTATCTTTTCTATCCAAAAACAGCACCTAAAGCCAATATATTTTTGATTAGAGGAAACAGTGGTAATACCAGCACTTACAAAGATTTAATTAAACCCTTAGTAAATAATGGGTTCAGGGTATATTCTACGGATTGGCGAGGGTATGGAAAATCTACAGGAAAACCCGGTTACAAGGGTATTATGAAAGATACCGAAGAAGCATTCACGGATTTTTTGAAGCATGTTAAAAATGACAGTATCAAAACCGTAGTATACGGCATGTCTTTAGGCGGCCAAGTTGCCGTTAAGCTTACCAAAGACAACCCTGATAAAGTAGACGTTTTGGTTTTGGATGGTTCTTTAGCATCTGCCCACAGCTTTATTGAAGATAATTTTCAGGGATTATTGATGCGTAATTTCATTAAAGATTCCACAGAATATAATCAAGATTATCTGGCCATTAGAGATATTTCGGATATCAACAATACTCCAAAGTTAATCATCCATAGTAAAGAAGATAGAGCTGTGCCGTTTGAGCGCGGACAATCCATTTTCAATTTAGCTAAAGAACCAAAAACCTTTTGGAAAACAAATACAAAGCACATTCAAACCCTTAAGGATTTACCGGGAGAGACTGTTGAGAAGCTTAACGCGCTACTGGAGCAATAA
- the cobA gene encoding uroporphyrinogen-III C-methyltransferase: protein MKYTNQNNNTLSNEGGRFTVVGAGPGDVELITLKAIKALASADVVLYDALVSVELLDYAPKAEQIFVGKRKGCYAYQQEQINELIVERAKTNAHVVRLKGGDPFVFGRGAEEMEYAAAHGLQVAMVPGISSCLSVPASQNIPVTKRGASESFWVITGTTKEHKLSGDVALAAKSNATVVILMGMSKLSQIVELFKTEGKSETPIAIVQNGTRKDERITVGTIASIENDVEKQQLTNPAIIIIGEVVKHRAGILSIAQNQELQLSK, encoded by the coding sequence ATGAAATATACCAACCAAAATAATAACACTTTATCTAACGAGGGCGGTCGCTTTACGGTTGTAGGAGCAGGTCCTGGTGATGTTGAGCTCATAACGCTCAAGGCCATCAAGGCGCTTGCTAGTGCAGATGTAGTGTTATACGATGCGTTGGTGTCGGTTGAGCTGTTGGATTATGCCCCCAAAGCCGAACAGATTTTTGTAGGCAAAAGAAAAGGATGCTATGCATACCAACAAGAACAGATAAACGAATTGATTGTAGAGAGAGCTAAAACCAATGCACATGTGGTGCGTTTAAAAGGAGGAGATCCATTTGTATTTGGTCGTGGTGCCGAAGAAATGGAATACGCTGCAGCTCACGGGTTGCAAGTAGCCATGGTTCCTGGTATATCCTCATGTTTGTCGGTTCCTGCATCTCAAAATATTCCGGTTACTAAAAGAGGTGCTTCCGAAAGTTTCTGGGTGATTACCGGAACAACTAAAGAACATAAACTTTCAGGAGATGTGGCTTTAGCTGCAAAAAGTAATGCTACAGTCGTTATTTTGATGGGCATGTCCAAGCTATCGCAAATAGTGGAATTGTTCAAAACAGAAGGTAAATCTGAAACCCCAATTGCTATCGTACAAAACGGGACCAGGAAAGACGAAAGAATTACAGTAGGTACTATTGCTTCCATTGAAAATGATGTGGAAAAGCAACAATTGACCAATCCAGCAATAATTATAATAGGTGAAGTAGTAAAACACAGGGCGGGCATTTTATCCATTGCCCAGAATCAAGAATTACAGTTAAGTAAATAG
- a CDS encoding DUF2061 domain-containing protein — MIVDQLILDKAASKKKFSEDQKSEKPVRSIAKAVSWRVIGTLDTLVVSYLLTSEVAIAASIASVDFVTKMFLYFFHERLWNKINWGK, encoded by the coding sequence ATGATTGTAGATCAATTGATTTTAGATAAAGCAGCTTCCAAGAAAAAGTTTTCAGAAGACCAAAAATCTGAAAAGCCTGTGCGTAGTATCGCCAAAGCGGTGAGCTGGAGGGTTATAGGAACTCTAGATACATTAGTAGTTTCTTATTTGCTAACTAGTGAGGTGGCTATTGCGGCTTCTATTGCCTCCGTAGATTTTGTGACTAAGATGTTCTTATACTTCTTTCACGAGCGTTTATGGAATAAAATTAATTGGGGTAAATAA
- the cysD gene encoding sulfate adenylyltransferase subunit CysD, with protein MQKIMSQDTSHINALENEAIYIFREVAAQFERPVLLFSGGKDSITLVRLAQKAFWPAKIPFPLMHIDTGHNFPETIEFRDRLVEELGLELIVRNVQDSIDQGKVKEESGRYSSRNSLQTTTLLDAIEEFKFDACVGGARRDEEKARAKERIFSVRDDFGQWDERNQRPELFDMLNGQIELGQNVRVFPISNWTELDVWSYIKEEEIEIPSIYFAHKRKVFLRDGLIWSHSDYVYQEEDEEVLERMVRFRTVGDMSCTAAVFSDATDIESVVEEIRDSSISERGARIDDKRSEAAMEKRKQQGYF; from the coding sequence ATTCAAAAAATTATGAGCCAAGATACATCACACATCAACGCCTTAGAAAATGAGGCCATCTACATCTTTAGAGAAGTAGCTGCTCAATTTGAGAGACCGGTACTTTTATTTTCCGGAGGTAAAGATTCCATCACATTGGTGCGTTTGGCACAAAAGGCATTTTGGCCAGCTAAAATCCCTTTCCCTTTAATGCACATAGATACAGGTCATAACTTTCCTGAAACTATTGAGTTTAGAGATAGATTGGTAGAGGAGTTAGGTCTTGAGCTTATCGTAAGAAATGTTCAGGATTCTATTGATCAAGGTAAGGTTAAAGAAGAATCAGGTCGGTACTCAAGTAGAAACTCTTTGCAGACAACTACATTATTAGATGCTATTGAGGAATTCAAGTTTGATGCTTGTGTTGGTGGTGCTCGTAGAGATGAAGAAAAGGCAAGAGCAAAGGAGCGTATTTTTTCTGTACGTGATGATTTTGGTCAGTGGGATGAGCGTAACCAACGTCCAGAGCTTTTTGATATGTTAAACGGTCAGATAGAATTGGGTCAGAACGTACGTGTTTTTCCAATTTCTAACTGGACGGAGCTAGATGTTTGGTCTTATATTAAAGAAGAAGAGATTGAAATACCTTCTATCTACTTTGCACATAAACGTAAAGTATTCTTACGTGATGGTTTGATCTGGTCACATTCTGATTATGTATACCAAGAAGAAGACGAAGAGGTTTTAGAGCGTATGGTGCGTTTCCGTACTGTAGGTGATATGAGTTGTACTGCGGCTGTGTTTTCTGATGCTACCGATATTGAGTCTGTTGTAGAAGAGATTCGAGATTCTAGTATTTCTGAAAGAGGAGCCCGTATTGACGATAAAAGGTCAGAAGCGGCAATGGAGAAAAGAAAACAACAAGGGTACTTTTAG